TCCTCAAGTCTCCATCCTCCAAGGGCCGCGCAAGCACCCTTCCCTCAGGCCTCACCTCTGAACTTCCTTCTCTCAGATCCCGCCCCTCAAGTCTCCCTCCATTGCAGGCTCCAAACCTCAATTTCCCCTAATCACACTCCTCGCCCCACCAGTCCACGCTCCACTCTCGTCTCCATCCCCCAAAGCGTCGCCGCTCAGTCCGGCCCCTCGATTTCCTCTCCCGACACATCCCACCCACcttctcccaggccccacccccagcccctgttcTCTAGGGCTCCGCCCACCCAAGTAACTGGTCCCGCCTTCTCCTCCCTTAGCCTGACCCGCCCTCCATCTCGCACGCCCAGACGCATTTCCCGAAACGGCCTCCCGTACCAGTCCATGAGGCTGAAGTAGTCTCGCGTGGGGTCAGGTGGCTGCAGCGCGCGGCACTGAGGGCAGAAGAACCGGTCCCCTCGCAAGGGGCCCCCTAGGCCGCCGCAATTCCAACACCGGGGGGAGTTGCTTCCCGCCAGTGACGCAGCACTGCAGTTTAGCGGTCTCCTCCCGAGCACCCCTGTCGGCCATAACCCCGACATCCGGAGCAAGGCCCTGGTCCTTCCGCACCACATCTGGCCGGCGGTCGGCCTCCCCGCGGTCACCTGTGGGGGAGAGAAAGTGATCGACCATACTCGTGCTGCTGATTGGCCGGGAAGCTGAGGGGGCGGGACTACCCGGGGGGAACCTGGATTCCGAGTCCCGTTCTGCGTTTTAAACTACAACTCCCAGAAAGCATTGAGGCTAAGTGGGCCGCCACATCCGCTGTTTGTCATTGGTCCGGCGGGGGCGGAGGGGTG
The sequence above is a segment of the Eschrichtius robustus isolate mEscRob2 chromosome 14, mEscRob2.pri, whole genome shotgun sequence genome. Coding sequences within it:
- the HSCB gene encoding iron-sulfur cluster co-chaperone protein HscB isoform X2, translated to MWCGRTRALLRMSGLWPTGVLGRRPLNCSAASLAGSNSPRCWNCGGLGGPLRGDRFFCPQCRALQPPDPTRDYFSLMDCNRSFRVDTAKLQHRYQQLQRLIHPDFFSQRSQTEKDFSEKHSTLVNDAYETLLAPLSRGLYLVS